A segment of the Macrotis lagotis isolate mMagLag1 chromosome 8, bilby.v1.9.chrom.fasta, whole genome shotgun sequence genome:
gatttgaatttcgattttcctgattctaagcccaatATTCTAATCACTGAGTCTTCTAGCTTTTTTACAAACATTTTAGTTTGTTATCTAATTTGAGTTTCGTTAGCAGGcagctttgttgttgttcaactgtttcagtcatttctgactcttcattacccaatttttttttatggcAAAGATACTTTGGAAAAGAtccccttctccaattcattttacagatgaggaaattgaggcatacagggttaagtgaattgcccagtgTGACACATCTAGAAATGActaaggttgcatttgaactcaagactttctGAGTCCAGGTCCAGTGTTATATCCACTGTGCCCTAGATAAGTAGTACAGGCATTATGAATGAAATGACAGATAACTAGAATGTTtgagaatctggatttgaattctgatcatCTAACTACGGAACTGGAAGGAGACTGACATGTCATTGAGTTCAATCTCCTAATTTAACCagagggaaaactgaggctgaacAGGTGAAACATTTTGACCAGAGTTACAAAGCTACTATATGTCTGGGGAAGGATTGGAActaaggttttcctgactccggCTTTGACAAACTATCCCGCTGTATCCTCTAGTTGCccaaaatagataaggaaactgaggcacacaaaggttaagtgacttgtccagggtcacacagaaagtcTGTGGAAGAATTTCAGCATTCTGGTCTCTACATCATACTACTTCACAAATCTGGCCAATTGCTTTTCCAATTCATCATGTAAGTTTATCAATAACCAGATTCCCACTTCTTAAATTTCTTAAACCTGCACTGATGGACTCTCCTTTTAATTTATACATACCCCCAATTCATTAGGATTAATATGACAGATACCATTGTTCTCATTTTCCAAGATGAAAGTACAAACAAAAGAATTCATTTGgcacattttagagatgagacagCAAGGCTTAGAGCAGTCAAGAACCCTGTCAAAACTGAAATTTCTTTTCACTACCTACAGCATAATACCTCACTGAAGTGTGAAAGGTGCACCATGAACCCCCACATTCCTCCAGAAACTTGAAATTCTTTCATCAATATATATTCATAATGGTTTAATATAAGAAAACTTCAATTATGTTCCATTGATCTAGATCAGAAAGGTAGAATTCTAATTACATTGACTCACAGTGATTAAATAATTGAAGGTCCTAACTTTAGAAATCATCCTAGCCAaaccttccattttttaaataaaagaaacagaCCCTAAAGAGTCAAATTTCTTTCAGTTAGCACATGCATGTCAAAGCCAAGATTCAACTGTGGATTGTTTGATTCTGAAATCAATCCTCTTTCCATTACACTATGGAGCCCATCCTTCTGTCAACAGTCAAGACAGAATTACCTATCCTCTTATTTAAGATCTCCTGTTGGGGATTCTTGGAATTCATCCATGCTGAATTAAACAACCTCAGTGACTGTTATCTCTGGCATAGTAGACTCTTACTGCAACTTGTGGGAGCTGATGTTGGTTACTGAGGGAGGTTGGTAACCATAGTGTCATGTAAAGAAAAGCATTAATACTGGAAGGAACTTTTGGTCTACTTCTCTGGTTCCAGGTACACATCGTGTCTTAGTTTCTCCATAAATATTAGTTCCAAGTTCGTATTTAATGGCATATTCActgaaagatgaatcttcttttGATTCAGAGCTGGGTTGGGGCCGAAAGATCACTCTAAaagatttttcctttattctcaggACACTGTAGTTGGATTGACTGCAAATTCCAATCTAGATTCATGTAGTTTGTTTTCTCaaaaaattttcttgcttttgagaCATCTGTCTGAGTGTGATGTTCTTACTATGGAGGAAGGGTACTTTGTAAGCAATGATGGGAAAGTTTGTGGTCCTCAAATCATTATTTAAGAATTCCTTTGAATGTCTTGCTTAGGAGTAATGGTCAAGCTCAGTGATGAATTTAAGGTACTTTCTAGTTGAGGATATTGCAGCTCCTTTGTACCAAATTTTTATCCTGGTTCACAGTGACTCAAAATGGAGGGACAGGTATTGGGCAAGACAGATAAGACAGCTATTTATTATGTTGAGAGGCTAGAGTGGGggtaggaagatctgagttcaaattatactTCAGATACTAATTGTAGGCAGATCACTACATCTTGTTGAGTCTGTCTCTTTATCTCAAAAGGAGGGGAATGGGCTTGATAGCATCTAATGttctttttagttctaaatcccTGATCCTATATAGGATTTTTGTTATAAGACCTTAAAATTGGAGGAAGCTGTAATCTAACCCTTTAATTTTTCAGATAGATGAACTTTAGCTCAGAGAAGAGCTCACTCAAGTTCAATCAATAGTGGTTAATGGGAAACCCAAGATTTGTGCCAGAGTCATAGGATCATAATCTACTCCTGAAAcagaacttagaggtcatctcgtccctcctttttaaggaaccctgtgaggataaatgacttgtctaacATCTCACTTTCAACAACAAATCCAATGaatgttctttcctttctcccatgtTGTCTGTAGCATAGAAAGTTTTGAAGATTATCGAGTCACATCACAGACAAATTCCCACCTATCACTATTATAATAAATAACACGATTAATATGGAATTTAATTCAAGTGATTTTTTTGTGcatcattaaaataatattttaatttgagaataaaagtaaaacaaaaaaggaaaattattgagTCACATCTGATTATCTTCACTAATAGACTAGTTATACAATGTTTAAAGGCCTCAATGTGCCAAATACTGTGCTGGGTAatgtagaaagacaaaaaatgggGCATTTACTCCTCTCAAAATGCTTAGCTTCTGTTGCATAGACCCAGACATttgaagaataaatacaaaatattcacaAAGTGGTTACATTCAGGGCAAAACTGTAGCCTCTCTGTGTATGTGATGTTGGGTCTGACCATTATTAGAAATGGTTGGTTTTGTAACATtagaaaactctctctctctctctctctctctctctctctctctctctctatatatatatatatatatatatatatatatatatatatatatatatatattccagatTCCTTACCTACCCTGTTCTTCCTGTGGGAAGGACTTTAAAGAATCTGGGCTTGTTCTTCTAGTAATCAAAATTTTAAGCAAACTAAGCACTCTGAGATCATTGTTTCTTTGGTTGAGGGCATGTCCTTGTCAAAGCCTAGATAATTTCTTTATGATTAAAGCCTTCATCAGTGTTTTATCCCCAAACTCTTGTAAAAAATTTTGCTGGTATTATTTTACTCCAGAGTAGATTGTATTTTCAcacttatctgtaaaaatgatgagGATTTTATAATGACTTAGATACAAAGGTAACATTTTGACTCAGTTTAGATTGAAGTTGCAACTAATCACCTTGGTATTCTCAAATCTGAGGAAGTCAATACTATGGTTTGTTTAAGAGAGAAACACATCAAGTACAATAGGTGAAGTTTATCTTTtgctttcctctttcatttttttctgtcctgTACTTATACCTCTTGAGTGTTggttcaataaacattcattatatTGTACATGCTATATATGATATATTGTTATATGCAAGGTACTTTGGGGGTTGGTGTAAAGATAAGTACAATCTCTTCTCTCATGTGACTTACAAACTAGTAAGAATTTAAAAGGTTGGAGGTAtcctttttcagttattttagaACTGGGTAACTTTGAAGTCATCCTTCCCAGCTTTGTGATTTGTGATTTcaaacttttcattatttctgcttCTTCAAAATTGACTTGTCCTTGGCAGGACAAGTTCATAGACATTCCAAATGTCCATAGACATTTTCTTTTAAGCAAAAAGGCTAGCTAGTCTGATCTGGTCTAGGTAATATAAGATAAACTAATTTGATTGAAATTGTTAAAAGTGAAAATGGTGGAGTGTGTTTCATCTATGAGATAGTTGCATTTTGACAAGAGACTTTGATGTTTTTACCCAGTGGTATCAACACTGAAGACATATCAGGGATTGTTAAATGCTaatcccctcccttcctcccatggTATTGTAATTTTTAAGAGAGAGGTCAGAAGGATCTCCAGATGTCGATTGGAGAAgtccatcaacaaatattgttTAGGCACCTTTCACTGAGAGGTttatatttcaaaaccaaatgcattaatatatttcttattaaaaaattaaaagtggtAAAATGTGTTATTATCccatttaaaattcattatcataattaatgcaatcagggttaagtgacttgcttagggatactcaactagcaagtatctgagtctagactgactccagaaccagtactctattcactgcactgccTACCTACcccattattattccattttgaagatgaaacaATTGATCCAGAAAGTGATCAGTCATCAAAAAATTACGTGACTTGTTCAGGAGTCTCAGACATAGTTCACAAGGTTTGGGGCAACATTCTAATTCATACCTCCCTATCACTAAGTAGCAGCCCAGTAATGGGCAGCTGAAAACCTTCTCCATTAGCTGTCAAATCAGAAAGATTTTCAATCATTATTATACTGAACTCAAATCTGTGTTCTTTTGTCAGTAGCTTCTCCCTACTCCTAGTGCTTTTTTTCTTGGAGATATACAAAATATGTTCTCTTTGCCCACATAAAACATCTTTGAATATGGGAAGCCACCCGAGTTTTCTCTTCTCTGGTTCCTTTCATTTCTCATCTGTTATTCTCCAGAACCTTTGCCATTTTGGTCACACTATTATTGACATATTTATCTTGAATTACCCTTTGGAAATGTAATATGAAGTCCAGAGAAAATGATTGGAGAAATAtgtagaaaatgatgaaaataatatgattaaGATGGTTGGATAGTGAAGAATGCATATCACTATTTGATCTGTGTACTATAGATTGTATTAACTACTTGTGTGCCAGGCAGCAAGAccttacctgagttcaaaatatgACTTTTGTTATCTGCTGTctttgtcaccttgggcaagataAGTTCCTTAATTTCTCAATAAAATATAGGGGTTGGACCAAATGACCCCTGAAGTCCTTCTTAGCTTTAAAACTTCAATCCTATGATATTCAGCAAGTTTACAGGGCAAGATCCACTTTGGTCattttttctgggaagagaagggaatgactTTTCTCTTAGACATTCTGTTTGCTGGTATTGAGGGATTTGCCCACTTTGTGTTGTGGAACACATCTCACTGTAGTGGTTGGACACAGAGGCACTGAAAAGAGATTTTGGTGATCACTTCAATGGATCCTGTGGGGAGAAAGGAGACTGGTAAAGCCATTATGGACTGGTCAGTTTCAGAATTCCCTTTTTTCATGTGAGGATTTTCAGCCTGGTTACCACACCACAGAACATCCTGAGAAATGGCTGGCTGGGAACCAGTGAGATGTTCAGACTGTCAAGGGAAAGAATTCCAAAGCAAGTTGATCACAGAGTACTGCTGAATGACGAGTCTGTGCTATACTTGGCTAACAAAGCATGAAGGCACCAAATCCCCTTGACGAAGGCCAGCCATGCCTCTCCAGTGACTGTCTCTGGAAGTGTACAATGAGCTCAGTTCATCAAGGGGGTGTGGGGAGAAGAAATCTGGGGGAAGATGATCAGTTTATCAGAATAAAATCCAGTGTTTCCGGTTTTTCTAGTCATTTTTCACAAGACCAGGACATTGCTGGCCTGTATTGTCATTCCAAGATGAAGGGTGGAGGtggagagggaaagaatgggaagaggggaaggaagcatGTTGAATCATGACCACTCAAAATGGAACTGGCCTTATAGTACAGAAGGAGATGACAATCACACAGATGATCATATAGTTTTGAAATTAccaataattttcataatatctAAACTATAAGTCTGATCACTCTCAGctttaatttttctcatctatagttttgttatttcttttttttttctggaaaacttTTTTATTGTGGGGGAAGAAGCAGGGAAGCTGGATAGTTTAGATGATTCCAATCTTATTGGCAACATCTAAAGCATCATAGTCTGGGGCAAGCTGGACGTAGGCCTTCTTCTCTCCATCAGGCCGTATCAGTGTGTTGACCTCGGCCACATCAATGTCATACAGCTTCTTTACGGCCTGCTTGATTTGGTGTTTGTTGGCTTTGACGTCCACGATGAAGACCAGGGTGTTGTTACCCTCAATCTTTTTCATAGCAGACTCCGTGGTCAGAGGGAACTTAATGATGGCATAGTGATTAAGCTTGTTTCTCCGAGGGGCACTTTTCCGCGGGTATTTTGGCTGCCTGCGAAGCCTTAGCGTCTTGGGTCTCCGTAAGGTGGGCGAGGTTCGGATCTTCTTCTTGTGGCTGTGGATGCCCTTCAACACCGCCTTCTTAGCCTTCAAGGCCTTGGCCTTGGCATCTGTCTTGGGGGGGGCGGCGATGGCTTCCTTCTTGGCCTTCAGCGCCATCTTGGGGGAAAGGGTCTTCCACGCTGCTTCTCACAGGCTTATGGTTTTGTTATTTCAATGATGTGGAATGTCTATGgaatagaaacattttttttaattttaccaaataaatagaataaggaaaaataaataaaatagaaacatttattttacCTGAGTTAGGAGAGAGGCTTGGAGGGCCTACTTTGGAATGTTGTTGTTAACCATCTTttgttcttaaagagaaaaaatgacatcaaGAGTGTGATGTCTTGAACAGggacttaaataaaaaaagcaaaaattactacaacagtaacaacaacaaatctTGTATTTAGAGATAGGAGACACCTATATTCAAATCCTATCCCTGTCAGTTATCAGTCATGTCACTAGATTTGTAATTTAATGTCTTCATCTCGGttatctcatctttaaaatgggtataTTAATATGCACAGTACCTAGCTTACAAAATTTTTGTCTCAACAAAATTTTTGTCTCTTTGCCATGGAGCAAAACAGGATGATCAAGGCTGTCTGTTGGTGTAAAGTTTTTTCCCAGCATTTCCTAAGCTTCAAGCAGGGTTCAGTCTTGATCTGAGTTCTTCTCAGGAAATGGACAAATGGGGAGGGGAGATTATGAGAGTCAGAATCTTAAGGTGGTGCTGAAAAAGTGTGAAGAAAGAGTAGACATATGCCAAcccaaacaagaaaagaaaatataagactaTTGAGATGGGGTGGGAGGCTTTGAATGAGTCCTAAGCAAGGGCAGTGAGGATATTTCAAGTGTAAGCTATGTCCTGAATGAAATCTACAGTGAAACTCTGGATTAAGCTAGGGAGAGAGACTGATGATAACtgctccttcctctttccttctctgggttTTTTACTCATTTGAAACTTTTTACTTTCTTCAGGGATTGGGAAACAGTATACCTTtgttctgggcagctaggtggtatagtggttaaaacaccagccctagagtcaggaggacatggactcaaatatgacctcagatacataacacttaaactagctgtgtgatcttaggcaagtcatttaactctgactaccttgcatccagggtcatctccagtcatcctgattcatattttccCATTGGACTCAAATGacgctggaggagaaagtgacttagcacagcacccctgggctcaaatccaattcacttgcttgtcatggcatcaccttcctgacattatgatcttctttgagaacaaaggacaaatatgatCATTGTCTTTTTCCTATATCTTTGTACTTTGTTTCTTaatctggttaaaaaaaataaattgttgatTCAGGATATTATTGTATTTTACTTAGTGTTTACTTAGTACatagatgaaagaagagagaaagtagaTGGACCTTTCTCTCCACAGACAAGAGATTTTACCTGAATAAAGGAGAGGCATGGAGGGCATACTTTGTAATGCTGTTGTTATCATCTGTTGTTCCAAGACAATGATGATGGTCCATGATGaaatggatgaccttggccttTCTAAATTCAGGctttcccaagtctcagtttgtctgagggaGCTGTTACACACTCAGCAAAGGGTTCAAAAAACATGGATTTGGGGCAACATTCTAATTCATATCTCCCTATCACTAATGTTGCCCCAAAAAGATTTCTCTAGAAATAAAATCGATACCATGCAATGAGTGTGAGGGAGCAAAATATaggcatttttattttcctatttctctgaccctttttccttttctcactgGGTTAGAAAACAGATTTAACATACTTGCAAAGGATATGAATTTGAAAAGGAGAAACCACAGTTCTCAAGTGGAATTCACTGATAAGGAAGCTTCATCTACATGAAAGAAGTAAACAAGTTATCCAGAGGTGTCCAGGTCTATTCAGACAAGAGCTCTGACTTAGGGGATGATTGAGAGCTCAGGCTTTGTTGGTTATCAGCACCACCTATTGTTTACATATGTAcaacattttgtaaaccttaggGTATTATAGAAATGCCAACTAttgtttacatatgtataatgTTATAAACCTTAGGGTACTATAGAAATGCCAActattaaaatgacaaaatcaaGTCAATAGGCATTTATCAAGAGTCTATTATGAGCTTAGCTAGTTTTAAAAGtcagtgatacaaagaaaggaaagaaaaatccttGGTCTCAAGGGGCTCACAACTTGATGGTATAGATAAGATGCTGACCAgtatgtaaaaaatgaaaatatatatatatggtaagtTGGAGTATATTTCAAATGAAAAGCAGTAAGATTAAAAAGAACTGGGAAAATGTTCTTGCAGAAGTTGGGACATTAGTTGATATGTGAcggaagccagggaagctagcAGGAAGATAGGAAGGAGTGAGTGTCTGACTTTGGAAACAAGCAATGAAAATGCCTGGAATGGGGAGATGGAATATCATGGATGAGAAACAGCAGGGAGAGTAGTGTTACTGGATAGTCAAGTAATTGGAAGGGAATAAGGTCCAAATACACTCAAATGTAGGTTGAAACAGtattatgaaggatttaaaagATAAATGGGGTTTTATGTTCAATTCTGGAAGTAATAGGGGGAAATTAAAATTTATCAACCATGAGACTGACATCCTCAGACCTCTACTTTAGGGAGAACAACTTGACAGtagaatggaggatgaattgatTTGGATCTCTGCAAAAATCTAGGTGGGAACTGAGGAGGCCTTGACCAGGGTGATGGCAATATTTGAGGAGAGAGGGATATATAGAGAAGGtatattatgaagataaaaatgacaggATTTGGCAGATTTAAGTTACTGAGCCTAGTTGGAGACTTGACTTCCTTTCTGCAAGAAGAATGATTTCTCTTTCAGCATATTATTTCACCACCACTCCTGAGAAAGACTGTCACTAACTCTAAATCTACTCACATTTTATCAGTTTAACATTTCAGAGTTTCATCGGTATCTATTTATAAGGGTAAGGTTGAATGACCCTTGCAAAATAcaaagcaaagtaaaatgagGGGAAGAGATTAGACAGGGAGAATGTATGCATAGGAGATAAATCACAGAATCTAAGAATTGGGAAccattagttcaaatccaacttgagGCATCTTCTGGCCGAAAGACCCTGGTTAAGTCCCTGAGCCTCTCTGTCTGTTGGTTTTGGACAAAGGATTTATtatccttttatttattatttattatttattatcctaTTGTTATAGAGAGTGCATATGAGagtaaaatatgtgtgtatgtgtttataagAACACATAGATAACTAGGAACACAGAAGATATATAGAGTAAAGAGGAATAATCACATTAGGAAAGAATTAGCTGGTGAGGtaagagagatcaggaaagacccTGGGTGGTGGAAGCTGATCCTCGATTGAAAACAAGGATACTaagaagcagaggtgaggaggCTGAGCCATCTGTGCATGAGTCTGTTTGAGGAACTTTAAGTAAACCATTTTTGATGGattgaagagtttttttttcctttataaaatgggaaGACCAAACTGGGTGGTCTCTAAGGTCATCTTGTAGATCTAAATTTAGGATCCCAGGACTATAGGATCTCCAAAGCTGCTTCCAGGTCTAGAGCTCCAATCCTTTGAATTTCATGCAATGAGAATGCTCATTCATCCCAGCTTAATGCAAAAAGTGTATTTTCTAAAATCCTCAGACGGGAAAGTTCCTAACAATGGTCACTGTACTTTTGACAAGAGATACCCTTTGTCACTCTACTTTTGACAAGGGATACCTTTTGGATACCCAAATTGCTGGGAAGACCTGGGGAGAGGCAAGTAGGctgtttgaaaatcaaatgacttttaaaaaatcagatgaaGGAAAAGTATCAACTTGCAAGAGGTGACTGTGATTAGAgattctatgtgtgtgtgtgttggggagtTGCATTTGCACATTCCAGAACTTGGGAGAAGGATCTATTGGAAACCACTTCTTTGAATAGAGAGAAGTCCTCACTTTTAGCAAAAAATGAAATCCTGAACTGAAGCCTGAACTGACAACTGAAGCCAGAAATATCAGTCACACATTGATGTAGTCTTCGAATatgaatcaaagaaaagaaactaaaatagaaaagattGTACCCAAACAGCATCTCTCATCTGTGAGATCTTAATATAGATTTAAAGTAATCCATTACACACATTAATTTTTTCCAGGAGCCAAAAAAAATGAGTCACATACTTGATTGCAAAAATAGTCCTAAACTTCACATGAAAATAAATTGCATCCTCAGAGAACATAGTCAACCTCCATTCCCTTTTGACTCTCTTCTATTAGGATTAGCCATCCCTTATCCCAATAGTAAGTTAGGGGAGCCAATTTGGAGATGTTTAGGCATAGTTTTAAAATGATTCATATATAACTAAGTTTGATCTGGAGTGGTAAAATTGTTATTCATTTCAATGAGTCAGTTTTTGTAGTAGGTGATCAGTTAACCTTAGTAAGCTTTTGTTACTTGGGAAAGTTATTCATATTAGGTTGAGTAGATACGACAATAAGTAAGAATGTAAGCTTCTCCAGACAAGAGATCCAGAGGTCACTTTCTTAGAGACAGTGCTGGGTCTATGGTCTTTGTTATAGCTGCTTTTTGAATATTGGAGGAACAATCAATTAAATAATAAGCCTTGTAAAGTGTCTGATAATATCAGTTTAGCTTACTACCTTTCACCTTTCATTTGAACTCCAATTTCATATTCCCAACTTTTTATAGGTTATCTTCATTTGCCAATGACGAAAcactcaaattaaattatgacttattctctcctttcccaaACTATCTCCTTTCCCATTGCCTTActtctttattgtcattattttggaGGTTAGAAACTTAAATACATTGGTAAATTCCTCCTTCTTTTGAGAAAAAATACTTAACAATTATGATGCAAATTTTTATACTAGGAAAAAGAGATCTCAAAGAAAAATCTTGGTCATAAGCTCACAGGGCCAAATGGGAGTAGAAATCTTGGAAGCAAAACAGAGACCCTAGGATAGGAATCCATTCTCTCTCTATTCCCAACCTATGAGAACCTCTGGAACCCATGAAGGATAATCTATGCTGAAGTTAGCCAGGCTTGAAGCCTGTTGGGTTGGACTTCATTTAGGGTGTACCAGTAGCTGAAAGTGAGAGAAATGTCTGTCtatttgaacttctttttctttttttgttagatgctcagttcaatttttttctccctgatgAAAGTTTGTAAATATAGTGTTCTGTAAATTTTGATATGTTAGAGAAAGTCTTTCCTGTGGAAACTGGTTTAACCTTTGCACTTCTAAAATCCTTTACTACCTCCTTGATTCaccaataaatgcttttttttttgacttactGGTTAACTTCAATCTTAGGTGCACCTCTGTCTCTCCATTTCTAAATCCAAATCAATAGTTTGCCAGCATGAGGTTCAACCAGAAGGAGTCTTGG
Coding sequences within it:
- the LOC141494990 gene encoding large ribosomal subunit protein uL23-like, with translation MALKAKKEAIAAPPKTDAKAKALKAKKAVLKGIHSHKKKIRTSPTLRRPKTLRLRRQPKYPRKSAPRRNKLNHYAIIKFPLTTESAMKKIEGNNTLVFIVDVKANKHQIKQAVKKLYDIDVAEVNTLIRPDGEKKAYVQLAPDYDALDVANKIGII